Proteins from one Sabethes cyaneus chromosome 2, idSabCyanKW18_F2, whole genome shotgun sequence genomic window:
- the LOC128734655 gene encoding protein PAT1 homolog 1-like: protein MTDSFFGFDTSFPVEDDGGGGIGGGGPDDSEEEYDALNEETFGQAKEGDWEELHEDLVRLDQREGGDGDSGPDSDLDMNFSSVRIDNLEMNDDNESEARLQLDPSVWTMPSKPETPKPPAIARPTVQSKAGPGTAFTGIPPNFPMPNPSQLRICSVEEIEQSMKQQAQLTLPPPNGPRQETGVQQPYHHNVTLPRPPPGFGVPPMMGQPPLTIPVNFPPPLNIAPPPLHLLQTNVPPPGSGMQPPLFPLNVPPPNYQEQQNIANFNQRLVQEIQQNHPLLNQHRQHHQLYQNQQNRYQHNNRHNNHYQHGSQQQHNRHQNGKVNRSGEYDEYANMMSERDKQWLLGIQLSQLNKDTPYYSDYYFCVFRERKERQRGENERESKAHKDNTFYHPLTQQMLQRNGLIGRERRNSEKSQDIKEVPARNYTPLQFENSLGKLQCGSVTAPRKIIDQDVVAETSTSSGAVINPEVLSQRKSRQILLHVESLYKILLKMEDMGNPMAIEAKQLLKEKRERERQLALERGQQVDEQNNLTANGIDTDQEDTFDSLLEKLTAGLTPEGVLLALSVRKGKLLLKRIQGVLKDHPFRWTLWCTILSSLAMLLKRERDDPEELLTPLFAQLEKHVKYSTVNELLPLLDTFLNSDKLLSLIPKCKFLLTTILTFIDRMEYFYSSDASAGLTAEVTDRWKVFLKELSKAVSSVGVGPQKVLLKLDSDCKIVHTLRIHFQRHSHLDLELKLLALVSIEDKK from the exons ATGACGGATTCATTCTTCGGCTTTGACACCTCGTTTCCGGTGGAGGATGATGGCGGCGGAGGAATCGGTGGTGGTGGACCGGATGATTCCGAAGAGGAGTACGATGCGCTCAATGAGGAAACGTTCGGACAGGCGAAGGAGGGAGACTGGGAAGAGTTACATGAAGATTTGGTACGGCTGGATCAACGTGAGGGTGGCGATGGGGACTCTGGGCCGGATTCCGATCTGGATATGAATTTTTCCAGCGTAAGAATAGATAATTTGGAAATGAACGATGATAACGAATCGGAAGCGAGGCTGCAGCTGGATCCGAGCGTGTGGACTATGCCCAGTAAACCGGAGACTCCCAAACCTCCGGCTATTGCCCGGCCGACCGTTCAATCGAAAGCCGGTCCCG GAACCGCTTTTACTGGAATTCCACCTAATTTTCCTATGCCTAACCCCAGCCAGCTGCGTATATGTTCGGTAGAGGAGATCGAACAGAGCATGAAGCAACAGGCTCAACTTACGCTGCCTCCTCCGAATGGTCCACGTCAGGAGACCGGTGTGCAGCAACCGTATCACCACAATGTAACTCTGCCGCGTCCTCCCCCCGGTTTTGGTGTTCCGCCTATGATGGGTCAACCTCCATTGACTATTCCGGTTAATTTTCCTCCGCCGCTAAACATTGCTCCGCCGCCGCTTCATCTGCTGCAAACTAATGTTCCCCCACCAGGGAGTGGTATGCAGCCTCCACTGTTTCCCCTGAACGTGCCTCCGCCGAATTATCAGGAGCAGCAGAATATCGCCAATTTCAACCAACGTTTGGTGCAGGAGATTCAGCAGAACCACCCACTGTTGAATCAACATCGTCAGCATCACCAGCTGTATCAGAATCAACAGAATCGCTATCAGCACAATAACCGGCATAATAATCATTACCAGCATGGTTCACAACAGCAGCATAATAGGCACCAGAACGGCAAAGTGAATCGTTCCGGTGAATACGACGAGTACGCTAATATGATGAGTGAACGCGATAAACAGTGGCTGCTGGGAATCCAATTGTCACAGCTGAATAAGGATACTCCGTATTACAGCGACTACTATTTCTGTGTATTCCGTGAACGGAAGGAGCGACAAAGGGGAGAAAATGAGCGAGAAAGCAAAGCGCACAAGGATAACACATTCTATCATCCATTGACACAGCAAATGCTGCAGCGAAACGGTTTAATTGGTCGTGAGCGCAGGAATTCCGAAAAAAGCCAAGATATTAAGGAGGTTCCTGCAAGGAATTATACACCGTTACAGTTTGAAAATTCACTCGGTAAGCTGCAGTGTGGAAGTGTTACCGCACCGCGAAAAATTATCGATCAAGATGTCGTCGCGGAAACAAGTACCAGCAGCGGTGCAGTAATCAACCCTGAGGTTTTATCTCAGAGAAAGTCTCGTCAGATTCTGTTGCATGTGGAGAGTTTGTACAAGATTTTACTGAAGATGGAGGATATGGGCAACCCGATGGCAATTGAGGCAAAACAGTTGCTGAAGGAAAAACGGGAGCGGGAACGCCAGCTAGCGCTTGAACGTGGGCAACAGGTTGACGAACAGAATAATTTAACAGCCAATGGAATTGACACTGATCAAGAAGATACTTTCGATTCTTTGCTAGAAAAGCTTACGGCGGGTCTTACTCCGGAAGGAGTATTGCTCGCACTTTCGGTTCGAAAgggaaaattactgttgaaacGTATCCAAGGCGTATTGAAAGATCATCCATTCCGCTGGACACTTTGGTGCACAATTCTTAGCTCGCTTGCAATGCTTCTTAAGCGAGAACGTGACGATCCGGAAGAGCTGCTGACCCCTCTGTTTGCTCAACTGGAAAAGCACGTTAAATACTCAACCGTTAACGAATTGCTACCGCTATTGGATACGTTTCTCAATTCAGACAAACTACTTTCGTTGATTCCCAAATGTAAATTTCTCCTGACTACCATTCTAACTTTTATTGATCGAATGGAATATTTTTATTCGTCGGATGCATCCGCCGGGCTTACCGCAGAGGTAACCGACAGGTGGAAGGTATTTCTAAAGGAACTATCCAAAGCCGTGTCCAGCGTCGGCGTGGGACCGCAGAAGGTCCTGCTGAAGCTGGACTCCGACTGTAAAATTGTACATACCCTTAGGATTCACTTCCAGCGGCATTCGCACCTGGACCTGGAGCTCAAACTGCTGGCTCTGGTTTCCATCGAGGACAAAAAGTAA